A genomic region of Miscanthus floridulus cultivar M001 chromosome 3, ASM1932011v1, whole genome shotgun sequence contains the following coding sequences:
- the LOC136543139 gene encoding disease resistance protein Pik-2-like: protein MESAAQFLAGNVGQLLSEEYRLLSSVGGEVTELRDDMATMNALLRMQSEADEAAVDYFVREWMKQLRELAYDAEDSVNLYKLRVKCRHGDKTAMWLKHLVRTLIQRHRLAGEISAIRARAITISERHARYGVNRDELRRSASFAPAVGVRTTPALPASNGQDHSRQFVDIGDQARTLAERLKEDEDYSFKVFSVVGFGGVGKTTLTVEVCRQLQAEFPYQAMVPVSQAFEPTRDLEKLLNSILQQVVKPQTDREKEVLEEATVKIHDLGLYLSDKRYLIVIDDVWTIHAWDAIQLKLLEVPNNCGGRIIVTTRIETVADACSSASVTGHYIYHMKALEFEDAKKLFLIKTFGKMDADYPEELEVVMSNILKKCGGMPLAIVSVANILAGYRSTGSKEKWETVCKLIGSSQMESNPTLEGMRHIVALSYNHLPHELKQCMMYLSIFPEDYEIDKKRLLSRWIAEGLIPEKRGWTLMEVAESCLNELLRRNMVVPRIGHDGKVESCRVHDVLLEVMVSKSLESNFVSLLGGQYTGMSYDRIRRLSIQGDDRMPSGKQGPTDSEPKKKKMMGRRNSRHALQGMDVVHVRSLSMFQVGAGNSNKLLDHLDKFTLLRVLDLEDCEGLTDDHMKYICRLYLLKFLSLKGTGISQVPPQVDKIEHLQTFDVQGTQLKVLPKSVTNLEKLERLLFSSKHGWDVMWRLPQGLSKMKGLRELNNAILENDIEVAKEIGKLEQLQYLTLYIDSYNIDNTEVLECFAKSLSDMHSLRFLNIGDLGWTSILKFLHELTTPPRLLRYLRMTGEIGGQLPHWIGSLTYLIEICICWALLAGDEPFGVLCKLPNLKCISLDGKYYTGETLIASTGHNFPALVELYMAPNRSDDPFPRVFKIEAGAMPKLETLKFDFHIYEKSIVGIEHLTNLREVQVRTDKGNSSASRALEQLKAERASRPDSKQFQIAVKYD, encoded by the exons ATGGAGAGCGCGGCGCAGTTCCTCGCGGGCAATGTTGGGCAGCTGCTGAGTGAAGAGTACCGGCTGCTCTCCAGCGTCGGCGGCGAGGTCACCGAGCTGCGCGACGACATGGCCACCATGAACGCCCTCCTCCGCATGCAGTCCGAGGCCGACGAGGCCGCCGTGGACTACTTCGTCCGGGAGTGGATGAagcagctgcgcgagctcgcCTACGACGCCGAGGACAGCGTCAACCTCTACAAGCTCCGCGTCAAGTGCCGCCATGGCGATAAGACCGCCATGTGGCTGAAGCACCTGGTGAGGACGCTCATCCAGCGCCACCGCCTCGCCGGCGAGATCAGCGCCATCCGCGCCCGAGCCATCACCATCAGCGAGCGCCACGCGCGGTACGGCGTCAACCGCGACGAGCTGCGCCGCTCCGCCTCTTTTGCTCCCGCGGTAGGGGTGCGGACCACGCCTGCGCTCCCCGCCAGCAACGGCCAAGATCACAGCCGCCAGTTCGTGGACATCGGAGACCAGGCTAGAACCCTAGCCGAGCGGCTGAAGGAGGACGAGGACTACTCCTTCAAGGTGTTCTCCGTCGTTGGCTTTGGGGGCGTCGGCAAGACTACTCTGACCGTGGAGGTCTGCCGGCAGCTGCAGGCAGAGTTTCCGTACCAAGCCATGGTGCCTGTCTCTCAAGCGTTCGAGCCAACAAGGGATCTCGAGAAGCTGCTGAACAGCATTCTTCAGCAGGTCGTCAAGCCCCAAACGGACCGTGAGAAAGAGGTCCTGGAAGAGGCGACCGTTAAAATCCACGACTTGGGACTCTATCTCTCCGACAAGAG GTACCTCATAGTGATCGATGATGTATGGACCATACATGCATGGGACGCAATTCAATTGAAGTTGCTAGAAGTACCGAACAATTGCGGCGGTAGAATCATCGTGACCACCCGGATAGAGACTGTCGCCGATGCATGCAGTTCTGCTAGTGTTACCGGACACTACATCTATCATATGAAAGCCCTTGAGTTCGAAGATGCCAAGAAACTATTCCTCATCAAAACATTTGGCAAGATGGATGCTGATTACCCTGAAGAGCTCGAGGTTGTAATGAGCAACATTTTAAAAAAATGTGGCGGGATGCCATTGGCCATTGTTAGTGTTGCTAACATTTTGGCAGGGTACAGATCAACGGGAAGCAAAGAAAAGTGGGAAACAGTCTGCAAATTAATTGGATCGTCTCAGATGGAGAGCAACCCTACACTTGAAGGGATGAGGCATATAGTCGCACTGAGCTACAACCACTTGCCGCATGAGCTCAAGCAGTGCATGATGTATCTTAGCATCTTCCCAGAAGATTATGAGATCGACAAGAAACGGCTCCTGAGCAGGTGGATTGCTGAAGGATTGATTCCGGAGaagcgtggctggacccttatggaGGTTGCGGAATCCTGCTTGAATGAGCTACTGAGGAGGAACATGGTAGTTCCACGTATTGGGCATGATGGGAAGGTGGAGTCATGCCGGGTGCATGACGTGCTTCTTGAGGTAATGGTGTCCAAGTCCCTGGAGTCTAACTTTGTTAGCCTGCTAGGAGGGCAGTATACAGGGATGTCATATGACAGGATCCGTCGCCTCTCCATCCAAGGGGACGATAGAATGCCCAGCGGCAAGCAAGGACCTACCGACTCTGagcccaagaaaaagaagatgatggGACGTCGTAACTCGAGGCATGCTCTCCAGGGCATGGATGTGGTCCATGTTCGATCGTTGAGCATGTTTCAGGTCGGAGCAGGAAATAGTAATAAGCTGCTCGATCACCTAGACAAGTTCACCTTGCTGAGGGTACTCGACCTGGAAGATTGTGAGGGCCTAACAGATGATCATATGAAATATATTTGCAGGTTGTACCTTCTCAAGTTCTTGAGCTTGAAGGGTACAGGCATCAGCCAGGTGCCACCTCAAGTCGACAAGATAGAGCATCTACAGACATTTGATGTACAGGGCACCCAGCTTAAAGTGCTACCAAAGTCTGTGACCAACCTGGAGAAGCTCGAGCGtctgctgttctccagcaagcatGGGTGGGACGTTATGTGGAGGCTGCCCCAGGGGCTCAGCAAGATGAAGGGGCTACGTGAGCTGAACAATGCAATCCTCGAAAATGACATCGAGGTTGCCAAGGAGATAGGTAAACTAGAGCAACTTCAATATCTCACTCTCTACATCGACTCCTACAACATCGATAACACGGAGGTTCTCGAATGCTTTGCAAAATCCTTGAGTGATATGCACTCCCTCCGGTTTCTCAACATAGGAGACCTGGGTTGGACCAGCATTCTGAAGTTTCTTCATGAGCTCACCACGCCGCCACGGCTTCTCCGGTACCTTCGGATGACCGGTGAAATTGGTGGGCAGCTGCCCCACTGGATAGGGTCACTCACATACCTTATTGAGATTTGTATTTGCTGGGCACTGCTTGCTGGTGACGAGCCATTCGGCGTGCTATGTAAGCTGCCTAACCTGAAGTGCATCTCTTTGGATGGGAAGTACTACACTGGCGAAACACTGATTGCCAGCACTGGACACAACTTTCCGGCACTCGTCGAGCTGTATATGGCCCCTAATCGGTCTGACGACCCATTTCCTAGAGTTTTCAAGATTGAGGCAGGAGCCATGCCAAAGCTTGAGACCCTTAAATTTGACTTCCATATCTATGAGAAGAGCATCGTGGGCATCGAGCATTTGACCAACCTGAGAGAGGTACAGGTCAGAACTGACAAGGGCAACTCTTCAGCAAGCCGTGCtctggagcagctgaaggccgaGCGTGCGAGCCGCCCAGACTCCAAACAGTTTCAAATTGCAGTGAAATATGACTGA